The genomic interval AGGCCGAGATTCGCGAGCGACTCGAAGGCCTGACCGACCCCAAGACCGGCGACCCCGTGCTCCGGGTCCGGGACGGCGACGAGGTCTTCGAGACCGACGACGAGAGCCCCGACCTCGTGGTCCGGGGCCACAAGGACAGGGAGGGCGGCTACCTCGTCGCCAACTCGCTGACCGACGACATCTTCCGGGACGGCGAGATGAGCGCGAGCCACCGCGAGGAGGGGGTCTTCCTCGCGTGGGGGCCCTCGGTCGAGTCCGGTTCGACGCCCGAGGATGCCGCGGTCGTGGACGTGGCCCCGACCGTCCTCCACAGCGTCGGCGAGCCCGTTCCCGAGGACGCCGACGGTCGGGTGCTCTCGGAGGTGTTCGACGCCCGGTCGGCGGCCGCGACCCGCCGGGTCACCGAGCGCGCCTACAGCGAGTCGGGTCCCGACGACGCGGTCGAGGCCGACTTCGACGACGTGGAGTCCCGGCTCCAAGGACTGGGCTATATGGAGTAGCGCGACGAGGGCTCACGCATGGACGAGGACATCGATGACCTGCGCGCGGAGACCGACCTCTCCGGGAGGACCGTTCTCATCACGGGCGGCGCGGGCTTCATCGGGAGCCACATCGCCGAGGCGCTCGTCGCCGACAACGAGGTGCGCGTGCTCGACGACCTCTCGGGCGGCGCGCGCGAACACGTCCCCGCGGGCGCGCGACTCGTGGCGGGCGACGTGTGCGACCCCGACGACCTCGCCGCGGCGATGGACGGTGCCGACCTCGTCTTCCACGAGGCCGCGCTGGTCAGCGTCGAGGAGTCGGTCGAGAACCCCGCGGCGTGCCACCGGATCAACGCGAGCGCGACGGTCGACGTGCTGGAGGAAGCCCGCGAGCAGGACGCCCGCGTCGTGCTCGCCTCCTCGGCCGCCGTCTACGGCCACCCCGAGGAGGTCCCGGTCGCCGAGGGCGACCCCAAGGAACCCACCTCGCCCTACGGCATCGACAAGCTCGCGCTCGACCACTACGCCCGGCGGTACCACGACCTCTACGGCCTCGAAACCGTCCCGCTCCGGTACTTCAACGTCTACGGCCCCCGCCAGAACCCCGAGTACAGCGCGGTGGTGTCGGTGTTCTTCCGGCAGGCCCGCGAGGGCGGCCCCGTCACCGTGGAGGGCGACGGCGAGCAGACACGGGACTTCGTCCACGTCTCTGACGTGGTCCGGGCGAACCTGCTCGCGGCGACCACCGACCGCGTTGGCGAGCCGTTCAACGTCGGGAGCGGCCGGAGCGTGACGATAACCGAACTCGCCGAGACCGTGGTCGA from Halorussus salilacus carries:
- a CDS encoding NAD-dependent epimerase/dehydratase family protein produces the protein MDEDIDDLRAETDLSGRTVLITGGAGFIGSHIAEALVADNEVRVLDDLSGGAREHVPAGARLVAGDVCDPDDLAAAMDGADLVFHEAALVSVEESVENPAACHRINASATVDVLEEAREQDARVVLASSAAVYGHPEEVPVAEGDPKEPTSPYGIDKLALDHYARRYHDLYGLETVPLRYFNVYGPRQNPEYSAVVSVFFRQAREGGPVTVEGDGEQTRDFVHVSDVVRANLLAATTDRVGEPFNVGSGRSVTITELAETVVEVTDSDADIEHVDPRPGDIRHSEADVSRAREALGYEPRVSLEDGLRELADAQGLR